Proteins encoded by one window of Pleurocapsa minor HA4230-MV1:
- a CDS encoding photosystem II D2 protein (photosystem q(a) protein): protein MTIAVGRAPAKRGIFDAVDDWLKRDRFVFVGWSGILLFPCAY, encoded by the coding sequence ATGACAATAGCAGTAGGACGCGCACCAGCCAAGCGCGGTATCTTTGATGCCGTAGACGACTGGCTCAAGCGCGATCGCTTCGTATTCGTAGGATGGTCGGGTATCTTACTCTTCCCTTGTGCCTATA